ACCCAAATTCATTTACTTTGATAAATATAGCGGGCTTCCATATACTGTAAAGATCAAAGAGATATTAGAAGCATCGGAAGATAATCTGACAAATGAACAACTAACTGCCAGATCTTTGTTGAGAATGGCGGCAGCAGATGATGATTATTTATTAAATCCAGATTATGAAAGACGGAAAAGAGAATTAGAAAATATTGCCAATGCTTTAACCCAAGATGTCCTAAATTATTGGAGCCAAAACCCAGATTTACGCGTAAACCCTGATATTACACAAAAAACAATAACTGAACCTAATGGTCAAACAACAGTAATAGATGAATTGAAAATTAGGATTTGGGATAATAAACATTTCCTGTCATTACCTTTTACTGAACATTCAACGGGTTTTCAGTGGTTTTTTTCATTTTTAGCCGCATTTTCAGAATTTGAATATAGCAATGAACCAATTATTATATTATTAGATGAGCCGGGACTTGGACTGCATGGGAAAGCACAGGCAGATTTTCTTCGATTTATTGAAGAACGTTTAGTGATTAAAAGACAAGTACTATATACAACGCATTCACCTTTCATGGTTCAGCCCAACCATTTAGAAAGGACAAGATTAGTTGAAGAGAAAGATAGGGATAGTGGAAGTAAAATAACAGCTGAAGTTTCAACAACTGACCCAGATACACTTTTCCCATTGCAAGGAGCATTAGGTTATGATTTAGCTCAGCATCTGTTTATTTCTAAAAATAATCTCGTATTAGAAGGAACGTCAGACTTTACATATATTCAAATTATTTCTGATTTTTTAAAGGAGCAGAATCGTTCAGGGCTTCTTGACGAATGGACATTGGTTCCTGTCGGAGGTGCTGATTTAATACCAACCTTTGTAGCATTATTGGGTATCCATTTAGACATTACGGTTATAATTGATGCACGAAAAGAAGGCAATCAAAAATTATCAAATCTTGCACATAAAGGATATCTAAACCAGAAGAGAATTATAACATTGAATGAGATTACAAAAACAAAACTCGCGGATATTGAGGACATT
The bacterium genome window above contains:
- a CDS encoding AAA family ATPase; translation: MKLIEVAIKKFRNIIDSNTVKIEDDITCLVGKNESGKTSFLHALYRLNPVRTNAKFVVEDNYPAWLEKKDKMQGLNLNEVEPVTVKFQLESDDIKILKDKFGDILEDDVITLSKSYENTLSTSINYDENKYIKWILKELSFSKDVRSDLTKCASFIDLKNIVEGYEQPEESNEKEQESIDTLKERLKNTIGENDCLNSAIFNTIKNKIPKFIYFDKYSGLPYTVKIKEILEASEDNLTNEQLTARSLLRMAAADDDYLLNPDYERRKRELENIANALTQDVLNYWSQNPDLRVNPDITQKTITEPNGQTTVIDELKIRIWDNKHFLSLPFTEHSTGFQWFFSFLAAFSEFEYSNEPIIILLDEPGLGLHGKAQADFLRFIEERLVIKRQVLYTTHSPFMVQPNHLERTRLVEEKDRDSGSKITAEVSTTDPDTLFPLQGALGYDLAQHLFISKNNLVLEGTSDFTYIQIISDFLKEQNRSGLLDEWTLVPVGGADLIPTFVALLGIHLDITVIIDARKEGNQKLSNLAHKGYLNQKRIITLNEITKTKLADIEDIFTIDDYLKIYNEAFGEEIKKEDLTGTDQIVNKIARFKAVSRFNHGKPADYFLRNRDKFLDSISDKTLENFETLFERVNSTFEK